One genomic window of Amphiura filiformis chromosome 3, Afil_fr2py, whole genome shotgun sequence includes the following:
- the LOC140147647 gene encoding LOW QUALITY PROTEIN: uncharacterized protein (The sequence of the model RefSeq protein was modified relative to this genomic sequence to represent the inferred CDS: inserted 1 base in 1 codon): MFLPRLKLAICLVVVLHVGTTFTASPDHVVLTLEEESEVYDVPCLEWQYFKVEFTEACKDLEILVSHQRGEPNLYVSRGATKYPTENSLAWSSYNWGSDRLAISSWDPEFTVGTFYIGVHAYCGDDVDTGNTPARFTVKASSVESSHYHDQIMPNGEALTGQIEKNGYGYFRFCIPDSCVNIEVNLGNCNDPTSCPNSYAWPELLVSRSIVVPTVNDHAWKLADINRRSVKIDHDDPEFYPGHYFVGXYGWCTAPDQCNDPSTCGPCDNYPITYNVSLTLKVITSGCKPKEPLGLCEGGGSAAVKVSVLVVVLTTLLTVIFMS, from the exons ATGTTTTTACCAAGGTTGAAGTTGGCCATATGTTTGGTTGTAGTCCTTCATGTGGGTACAACTTTCACAGCATCTCCAGACCATGTTGTATTGACTTTAGAAGAAGAAAGCGAGGTGTATGATGTGCCCTGTTTAGAGTGGCAGTACTTCAAAGTAGAATTCACAGAGGCCTGCAAAGATCTTGAAATACTA GTCTCACATCAAAGAGGAGAGCCCAATTTATATGTATCCCGTGGTGCTACCAAATACCCGACAGAAAACAGTCTAGCATGGTCTTCATATAATTGGGGTTCAGACCGTCTGGCAATCTCAAGCTGGGATCCAGAGTTCACTGTCGGTACATTTTACATTGGTGTTCATGCATACTGTGGGGATGATGTTGATACGGGAAATACAC CCGCCAGATTTACCGTCAAGGCCAGCAGCGTTGAAAGTTCACACTACCATGACCAGATCATGCCCAATGGAGAAGCATTAACAGGACAGATTGAAAAAAATGGCTATGGATACTTTCGTTTCTGTATACCAGACAGCTGTGTCAACATCGAAGTTAATCTTGGCAATTGTAATGATCCGACATCATGTCCGAATTCATACGCTTGGCCAGAGCTACTCGTGTCACGTTCTATAGTGGTACCAACGGTCAACGACCACGCATGGAAGCTCGCAGACATCAATCGGCGTAGCGTTAAAATTGATCATGATGACCCCGAGTTCTACCCAGGGCATTACTTCGTAG TGTACGGGTGGTGTACAGCACCAGATCAGTGTAATGACCCATCGACATGCGGTCCATGTGATAATTATCCAATAACGTATAATGTGTCTTTAACCTTAAAAGTAATAACATCAGGTTGCAAACCAAAGGAGCCACTTGGTTTGTGTGAAGGTGGTGGTAGTGCTGCAGTCAAGGTGTCCGTGTTGGTAGTAGTATTGACAACACTTTTGACAGTTATCTTTATGTCGTAA